A region of Anolis sagrei isolate rAnoSag1 chromosome 2, rAnoSag1.mat, whole genome shotgun sequence DNA encodes the following proteins:
- the LOC137096283 gene encoding zinc finger protein 436-like: MEESAVSQLETLSSAVETESSRAIWEDTGKKDLESNTDIQRHFFRRFCYEDTDGPREVCSQLHTLCSQWLKPEEHTKAEMLDLVILEQFLAVLPPEMKRWVQECGAETSSQAVALAEGFLLSRAEERKREKPQMQDSFADESNEAEKSLSETVCVVQIGDGDYITVGYETWPSDSSTSFPDSLLRRDPAGPDQVTFEDVSVDFTEEERALLDPSQKALHQQIMEENLEIVSSLEEEELTCHQETNADDKAFKCLECGKSFWHKRYLIRHQSTHSGEKPFKCSECEKSFSQKAILIRHQATHTGEKPFICWECGKSFSQKSNLHVHQATHSGEKPFICSECGKSFCRKTHLVRHQATHTGEKPFTCSECGKSFSRKACLILHYGTHTGEKAYICSECGKSFSQKAHLIFHQSAHTGEKPFKCSECGKSFCRKSHFNRHQATHTGEKPFTCSVCGKSFTLKADLVRHQSTHTGEKPFVCLECGKRFSQRSHLVFHQGTHTGEKPYKCSECEKGFRRKADLLHHQSTHIEFQSENTPFSLSVNSHNEETIYMLGMWEELQSEDKPS, encoded by the exons ATGGAGGAATCAGCTGTCTCCCAGTTAGAAACATTATCTTCTGCTGTTGAGACAGAGAGCAGTAGAGCAATCTGGGAGGACACTGGGAAGAAAGACCTGGAAAGCAATACAGATATTCAGAGACATTTTTTCCGGCGTTTCTGCTATGAGGACACCGATGGGCCCCGGGAGGTTTGCAGCCAGCTCCACACACTCTGCTCTCAGTGGCTGAAGCCTGAGGAACATAcaaaggcggagatgctggacctggtgatcctggagcagttcctggctgTCCTTCCTCCAGAGATGAAGCGCTGGGTCCaggaatgtggggcagagaccagttCCCAGGCGGTGGCTTTGgctgaaggcttcctcctgagtcgggcagaggagAGAAAGCGGGAGAAGCCCCAG ATGCAGGACTCTTTTGCAGATGagtcaaatgaagcagagaagtCTCTTTCGGAGACCGTTTGCGTTGTCCAAATTGGAGATGGAGACTATATCACAGTTG gctaTGAAACGTGGCCAAGTGATAGTAGCACATCTTTTCCTGATTCCTTGCTAAGAAGAGATCCTGCGGGACCAGATCAG gTGACCTTTGAAGATGTGTCTGTGGATTTCACGGAAGAGGAGCGGGCCCTGCTGGATCCAAGCCAGAAAGCCTTGCACCAGCAAATCATGGAGGAGAATTTAGAGATTGTGTCATCTCTGG AGGAAGAAGAGCTCACTTGTCATCAAGAAACGAACGCAGATGATAAagcatttaaatgcttggaatgtggaaagagcttctggcACAAGAGATACCTTATTCGTCACCAATCAACTCACTCAggagagaaaccattcaaatgctcGGAGTGTGAgaagagcttcagtcaaaaggCAATTCTTAttcgtcatcaggcaactcacacgggggagaaaccatTTATATGCtgggagtgtggaaagagcttcagtcagaagtCAAACCTTCATGTTCATCAGGCAACTCACTcaggagagaaaccatttatATGCTctgagtgtgggaagagcttttgCCGAAAGACACACCTTGttcgtcatcaggcaactcacacaggagagaaaccatttaCCTGCtccgagtgtggaaagagcttcagtcggaagGCATGCCTCATTCTCCATTATGGaacacacacaggagagaaaGCATACATATgctcagagtgtggaaagagcttcagtcagaaggCACACCTCATTTTTCACCAATCagctcacacaggagagaaaccatttaaatgttcagagtgtggaaagagcttctgtcGGAAGTCACACTTCAACCGTCACCAGGccactcacactggagagaaaccatttACATGCTCggtgtgtggaaagagcttcactctgAAGGCAGACCTTGTTCGTCATCAGTCAacgcacacaggagagaaaccatttgTATGCTTGGAATGCGGAAAGAGATTCAGTCAGAGATCACACCTTGTTTTTCATCAGGGAACTCACAcgggagagaaaccatacaaatgctcGGAGTGCGAAAAGGGTTTCCGTCGGAAGGCAGACCTCCTTCATCATCAGTCAACTCACATAGAGTTTCAGTCAGAAAACACACCTTTTTCATTATCAGTCAACTCACACAATGAAGAAACCATTTATATGcttggaatgtgggaagagttgCAGTCAGAAGATAAACCTTCCTAA